From Candidatus Parvarchaeota archaeon, the proteins below share one genomic window:
- the trpD gene encoding anthranilate phosphoribosyltransferase (Catalyzes the conversion of N-(5-phospho-D-ribosyl)-anthranilate and diphosphate to anthranilate and 5-phospho-alpha-D-ribose 1-diphosphate), whose protein sequence is KGLGAQKALLVSSDIDEISVSAPSQVYEISKGKITNYEINPEDFGINKSGLDSLRVAGAAQSATVINSVLSGKEGPARDIVLMNSAAAIYVSGLAASLKNGFEMAQASIDSGKAFEKLEQLKGFGKSIVK, encoded by the coding sequence CAAAGGGGCTAGGCGCTCAAAAAGCACTTTTGGTGTCAAGCGACATAGATGAAATCTCGGTGTCCGCGCCTTCGCAGGTCTATGAAATCTCAAAAGGCAAAATAACAAACTATGAAATAAACCCTGAAGACTTTGGAATAAACAAATCCGGACTTGACTCTTTAAGGGTCGCAGGGGCGGCCCAAAGCGCAACTGTCATAAATTCCGTGCTGAGCGGAAAAGAGGGCCCGGCTAGGGATATAGTTCTAATGAACTCAGCTGCAGCAATTTACGTTTCCGGTTTGGCAGCATCGCTGAAAAACGGCTTTGAAATGGCACAGGCGTCGATTGATTCGGGCAAAGCCTTTGAAAAGCTTGAGCAATTAAAGGGTTTTGGGAAAAGCATTGTGAAATAA
- a CDS encoding indole-3-glycerol-phosphate synthase: protein MDILDRFIETAKENIARGYYSKFIDKCVKSSQINDSVRHCQPLSQALSKNRFSIICEIKHASPAGEYSFDYIDVAKTAAGFKSAGADAISVVVEPQIFKGDLGNVSIASAASGLPTLFKDFVLERIQIDAAKASGASCVLLVVKVAKRAGFDLDQYISHAHGLGLEVLLECYDKKEMDIALETKADILGINNRDLQTLEVDLNRTKNILAAYGGSGRLGRKLISESGIKNRADAQFVKKCGASGVLVGTALWKAKDQKAKIMELKGA, encoded by the coding sequence ATGGACATACTTGACAGGTTCATAGAAACTGCAAAAGAAAACATTGCAAGAGGCTACTATTCAAAATTCATTGACAAGTGCGTAAAATCAAGTCAAATAAATGACAGTGTCCGGCACTGCCAGCCATTAAGCCAGGCGCTCTCAAAGAACCGCTTTTCAATAATCTGTGAGATCAAGCACGCATCGCCTGCAGGCGAATATTCGTTTGACTACATTGATGTTGCAAAAACGGCAGCAGGCTTCAAGTCTGCAGGGGCGGATGCGATTTCCGTTGTTGTCGAGCCGCAAATTTTCAAGGGAGACCTTGGAAACGTAAGCATTGCAAGTGCAGCAAGCGGCCTTCCAACACTTTTCAAGGATTTTGTCCTGGAAAGGATACAGATTGATGCTGCAAAAGCAAGCGGCGCAAGCTGTGTTTTGCTTGTTGTCAAGGTCGCAAAAAGGGCCGGGTTTGACCTAGACCAGTACATAAGCCATGCGCACGGCCTTGGCCTTGAGGTGCTATTGGAGTGCTACGACAAAAAAGAAATGGACATTGCACTTGAGACAAAAGCCGACATTCTTGGCATTAACAACAGGGATTTGCAGACTCTTGAAGTTGACTTGAATCGGACAAAAAACATTCTTGCCGCATACGGCGGAAGCGGCAGGCTTGGAAGGAAGCTTATAAGCGAAAGCGGCATTAAGAACAGGGCAGATGCGCAGTTTGTTAAAAAGTGCGGCGCAAGTGGAGTGCTTGTCGGCACTGCACTGTGGAAGGCAAAAGACCAGAAGGCAAAAATCATGGAGCTAAAAGGGGCATGA